From a region of the Dictyostelium discoideum AX4 chromosome 2 chromosome, whole genome shotgun sequence genome:
- the enlA gene encoding actin binding protein (pleckstrin homology (PH) domain-containing protein~calponin homology (CH) domain-containing protein), which yields MSDDKIHLKVRLVDKKVFKKFSFYPKKTVKEARLFIAAELEVDPDQYGLFLPPKDDQNGVWFRDDYPLDFYGLEGENEKEALLFTSKDSAQMEFVEFKKRYRPIKVGKGDNQFRTLMVDDTMNVSDIVKYVSTQVPISSAIDREQYDQMNMYEVEELSNDMTVREQGYVGECTTNLLRGAKGDLGLCVQVPYFEGFIMRKRGGGLIKGLKNWNKRWYSLRKNKLLYFKSKSDSTEMGCILMKTVQTVRPCTEVADIPSKYSKMCFEIVTPARTFVMLANNVSDMKKWVEILESSRRMFAYETHFFGVASKKISEGGGGSFINDDDDDDDDDDENSERKEQKRRLQEQKMEKERQEKERIQAEEKARQDEVERQERIRIEQEQAERQFIEQELARAEEERKERIRQEQEEQDRQEQERRRIEEEEMVKLMIEEEERRRKLEEKRQEDLRKIQEEQELLVKQQQEFIAKQQQLELEKQRQLQDQLEEDRRLEELMLQMEMDQEERIKVKEEQERQEQEKLELAKKMQEEEEKLKEEQERIRLEQERVEKERQEEEKRMELERIEEERLEAIRIEKVRIEKEERERKEEEERKEKERKRQEEEERIKKEQEEKIRQFEEEKKKQEELRLIEQERIRVEQELIRKERLELEEKQRIEQIEKEQQQQLLLLEQSKQSDTDNENVDMMDEFEREEEEREKEQLASKRLRSLQARLESVCAETPELKLLLSEAILSSPENLLLSWANYIVSGISSPSLHSSSRSHIQSELSSSTSGSGLLANNGILLNDGSSVDSNGSNSGVGNSINNANGSSSNSGGRVLKPSTASVTLVPSTASIGSNAGCSISAELSRASLLSSGHLVGSQAVSLVQLKNLKSLDANLEMYANLLFKLEPQEFSLQHYVTLTTNAERAQYIHACLVKLGVTTITEEQLLSSDSDQHLNVLLTIYEEVGGEQWKEEFHTQVVSKRSFATKYIQQLLSNCVSAGLNIATSPEELLPTLMSGRVLCELINKVYPGTIDERVIQKTQQFCKKNLMLAYNGAKALGATSVPDIVFLSDDKDTISSTVLHNLTWSIVETCLLQSADPTKNRHLFHLLRAETRTSFMKLEKEKIMLRWFNYHLRKGSSRSINNFTDDLEDCENYAYLFSIIAPQHSLKSEILKENDWEKRAEMVLSMAAKIGCMSLLSPRDIVETENSQLNQLFVADIMRVAHGLPAYQFRLDVEQLDDQVQKSKDQGNNDVELLQWVNGLAIDGVDAKHLLEDFKSGYLFLKIFEKVTPPGTLDAKRFKTNPTSVFKMVELCNYTMEICHKFKLNVAGTAGTDLANGDIRSNRAILNQIRRVIVGEKTVVDSVIANQSAVLKWANNKIGLDVKVKSIQSFKDQFLQDGLFLLELLSSIEQNSVDRKNIITNCSNEEQQESNCRYFLSCAWSTGIPLNVVWEDVQKVRSKSIKHIVETLQSWDLLKSQHQNLINNNNNNNNNNSNNNNNNINNNNNNNSNNNNSNNNNNNSNNI from the coding sequence atGTCAGATgataaaattcatttaaaagttAGATTGGTTGATAagaaagtttttaaaaaattttcattttatccAAAGAAAACAGTTAAAGAGGCAAGATTATTTATAGCGGCCGAATTAGAAGTTGATCCAGATCAATATGGTTTATTCCTTCCACCAAAGGATGATCAAAATGGTGTTTGGTTTAGAGATGATTATCCATTAGATTTCTATGGATTAGAGGGAGAGAATGAAAAAGAGGCATTATTATTCACAAGTAAAGATTCAGCACAGATGGAGTTTGTAGAATTCAAGAAACGTTATAGACCCATCAAAGTTGGTAAAGGTGATAACCAATTCCGTACATTGATGGTAGACGACACAATGAACGTATCGGACATTGTAAAGTATGTCTCTACACAGGTGCCCATCTCAAGTGCAATCGATAGGGAGCAATACGACCAAATGAACATGTATGAGGTTGAGGAGTTGTCCAACGATATGACCGTCAGGGAGCAGGGTTACGTTGGCGAATGCACCACCAATCTTTTACGTGGCGCCAAGGGTGATCTTGGCCTTTGCGTGCAAGTTCCTTATTTCGAGGGTTTCATCATGAGAAAGAGGGGTGGTGGTTTGATCAAGGGTTTAAAGAATTGGAACAAACGTTGGTACAGTCTTAGAAAGAATAAATTACTCtactttaaatcaaaatccgATTCAACAGAGATGGGTTGTATCTTGATGAAAACAGTTCAAACAGTTAGACCTTGTACAGAGGTTGCCGATATACCATCGAAATATTCAAAGATGTGCTTTGAAATCGTTACACCCGCTAGAACATTTGTAATGTTGGCAAATAATGTTTCTGATATGAAGAAATGGGTAGAGATATTGGAATCATCTCGTAGAATGTTTGCTTATGAAACTCACTTTTTCGGTGTCGCCAGTAAAAAGATATCAgaaggtggtggtggttcatTCATCaatgatgacgatgacgatgacgatgatgatgatgaaaatagtGAAAGAAAAGAACAAAAGAGAAGATTACAAGAacaaaaaatggaaaaagaaCGTCAAGAGAAAGAACGTATTCAAGCAGAAGAGAAAGCACGTCAAGATGAAGTTGAACGTCAAGAACGTATTCGTATTGAACAAGAACAAGCAGAACGTCAATTCATTGAACAAGAGTTGGCTCGTGCCGAGGAGGAACGTAAAGAACGTATTCGTCAAGAGCAAGAGGAACAAGATCGTCAAGAACAAGAGAGAAGAAGAATCGAAGAGGAGGAAATGGTtaaattaatgattgaaGAAGAGGAGAGAAGAAGAAAACTCGAAGAAAAGAGACAAGAAGATCTTAGAAAGATTCAAGAGGAACAAGAATTACTCgtgaaacaacaacaagaattCATtgcaaaacaacaacaactcgAACTTGAAAAACAAAGACAACTTCAAGATCAACTCGAAGAAGATAGACGTTTGGAGGAATTAATGTTACAAATGGAAATGGATCAAGAAGAACGTATCAAAGTCAAAGAGGAACAAGAACGTCAAGAACAAGAGAAACTCGAACTTGCAAAGAAAATGCAAGAAGAggaagagaaattaaaagaagaacaagaacgTATTCGTTTAGAACAAGAAAGAGTTGAAAAAGAACGTCAAGAAGAAGAGAAACGTATGGAATTAGAACGTATCGAAGAGGAACGTCTCGAAGCAATTCGTATTGAAAAAGTACGTATTGAAAAGGAGGAACGTGAACGTAAAGAAGAGGaggaaagaaaagaaaaagaaagaaagagaCAAGAGGAAGaggaaagaattaaaaaagaacaagaagaaaaGATTAGACAATTTGAAGAGGAAAAGAAGAAACAAGAAGAACTTAGATTAATCGAACAAGAACGTATTCGTGTCgaacaagaattaattagaaaagaaagattagaattagaagaaaaacaaagaattgaacaaattgaaaaagaacaacaacaacaactctTATTATTAGAACAATCAAAACAAAGTGATACcgataatgaaaatgttgaTATGATGGATGAGTTTGAACGTGAGGAagaagaaagagaaaaagaacaatTAGCTTCAAAGAGACTTCGTTCATTACAAGCTCGTTTAGAAAGTGTTTGTGCAGAGACTCCagaattaaaacttttattatCAGAAGCAATCTTATCTTCACCAGAGAATTTATTACTCTCTTGGGCAAATTATATTGTTAGTGGTATTTCTTCACCATCACTTCATTCTTCAAGTAGATCACATATTCAAAGTGAATTATCTTCCTCTactagtggtagtggtttaTTAGCTAATAATGGTATATTGTTAAATGATGGTTCATCGGTTGATTCAAATGGTAGTAACAGTGGTGTTggtaatagtattaataatgccaatggtagtagtagtaatagtggtggtagaGTATTAAAACCATCAACAGCATCAGTAACATTAGTACCATCGACAGCATCTATTGGTTCAAATGCTGGTTGTAGTATTTCAGCAGAGTTATCAAGagcttcattattatcatcaggTCATCTTGTTGGTTCTCAAGCAGTTTCACTTgtacaattaaagaatttgaaatcaTTAGATGCAAACTTGGAAATGTATGCAAATCTTCTCTTCAAATTGGAGCCACAAGAATTTAGTCTTCAACATTATGTAACATTAACAACCAATGCCGAAAGAGCACAATATATTCATGCATGTTTAGTTAAATTGGGTGTAACCACAATAACTGAGGAACAATTACTCTCATCGGATTCCGATCAACATTTGAATGTTTTACTCACAATCTATGAAGAGGTTGGCGGTGAACAATGGAAAGAGGAATTCCATACTCAAGTAGTTTCCAAACGTTCCTTTGCCACTAAATATATTCAACAACTTTTATCCAATTGTGTCTCTGCTGGTTTAAATATTGCCACATCACCAGAGGAATTATTACCAACACTCATGAGTGGTAGAGTATTATGTGAATTGATCAATAAAGTTTACCCAGGCACTATAGATGAACGTGTAATTCAAAAGACTCAACAATTTtgtaaaaagaatttaatgttGGCTTATAATGGTGCTAAGGCACTTGGTGCAACATCAGTACCAGATATCGTCTTCTTATCCGATGATAAAGATACCATTTCATCCACTGTATTACATAATTTAACTTGGTCAATCGTTGAAACTTGTCTTCTTCAATCAGCTGATCCAACAAAGAATCGTCATCTCTTCCATCTATTGAGAGCTGAGACCAGAACAAGTTTCATGAAGTTAGAGAAAGAAAAGATTATGTTACGTTGGTTCAATTATCATCTAAGAAAAGGTAGTAGTCGTTCCATCAATAACTTCACTGACGATCTTGAAGATTGTGAAAATTATGCCTATCTCTTTTCAATTATCGCTCCACAACATTCTTTGAAATCTGAAATCCTCAAAGAAAATGATTGGGAGAAGAGAGCAGAGATGGTACTCTCAATGGCTGCTAAAATCGGTTGTATGTCATTGTTAAGTCCACGTGATATCGTTGAAACTGAAAATAGTCAACTCAATCAATTATTCGTCGCCGATATTATGAGAGTTGCTCACGGTTTACCAGCTTATCAATTCCGTTTAGATGTTGAACAATTGGATGATCAAGTTCAAAAATCAAAGGATCAAGGTAACAATGATGTTGAACTCCTTCAATGGGTAAATGGTTTAGCCATTGATGGTGTCGATGCTAAACATCTCTTGGAGGACTTTAAGTCGGGTTATCTCTTTTTAAAGATCTTTGAAAAAGTTACACCACCTGGTACTTTGGATGCAAAGAGATTCAAAACCAATCCAACCAGTGTTTTCAAAATGGTTGAACTATGTAATTATACAATGGAAATCTGtcataaatttaaattaaatgttgCTGGTACAGCTGGTACCGATTTGGCCAATGGTGATATTCGTTCAAATCGTGCCATTCTCAATCAAATTCGTCGTGTTATCGTTGGTGAAAAGACTGTTGTTGATTCAGTCATTGCCAATCAATCTGCTGTCTTAAAATGGGCAAACAACAAGATTGGTTTGGATGTAAAAGTAAAGAGTATTCAAAGTTTCAAAGATCAATTCCTTCAAGATGGTTTATTCCTCTTGGAATTATTATCCTCTATAGAGCAAAACTCTGTAGATCGTAAAAATATCATCACTAATTGTTCCAAcgaagaacaacaagaatCAAATTGTCGTTACTTTTTATCTTGTGCTTGGTCAACTGGTATACCTTTAAATGTAGTTTGGGAAGATGTTCAAAAAGTTAGatcaaaatcaatcaaaCATATTGTTGAAACTTTACAATCTTGGGACTTATTAAAATCTCAacatcaaaatttaattaataataataataataataacaataataatagtaataataataataataatattaataataataataataataatagtaataataataatagtaataataataataataatagtaataatatatag